The proteins below come from a single Isoptericola dokdonensis DS-3 genomic window:
- a CDS encoding alpha/beta fold hydrolase, which translates to MSSPVSYTLPGVHVTDRTLPVPLDWTRPDDPRTLTLFVRELVDPTRRDDKLPLLVFLQGGPGGKGPRPTGPDGWVAEALKRFRVVLLDQRGTGRSSAVRAGALTALGDGETQAAYLAHFRADSIVRDAEHVRTTVYGGRRWSSLGQSYGGFITLTYLSIAPEGLAACYVTGGLAGVTASAEEVYERTQARVVAKNARYRERYPDDVEKVARIADRIAVGDVRLPGGDLLSVERFQSLGMAFGMGPGFEKVHWIVDEAFDDDAPDELTDTFLAEVEAATSFATNPMYAVLHESIYAQAGGGPTAWAAQRVRDTDGAFHPAERPLLFTGEMIYPWMFDQVAALRPFRDAAHALARRDGWGDLYDLDVLATNEVPLEAAVYFDDMFVDADLSLDTAARVPGARTWVTNEFEHDGLRAGDVLARLLDRMDARGGARS; encoded by the coding sequence GTGAGCAGCCCCGTCTCGTACACCCTGCCCGGCGTCCACGTCACCGACCGCACCCTGCCCGTCCCCCTCGACTGGACCCGCCCCGACGACCCGCGCACGCTCACCCTGTTCGTCCGCGAGCTGGTCGACCCCACCCGCCGCGACGACAAGCTGCCCCTGCTCGTGTTCCTCCAGGGCGGCCCCGGCGGCAAGGGTCCCCGCCCCACGGGACCCGACGGGTGGGTCGCCGAGGCGCTCAAGCGCTTCCGCGTCGTCCTGCTCGACCAGCGGGGAACGGGCCGGTCCTCCGCCGTCCGCGCGGGCGCTCTCACGGCGCTCGGCGACGGCGAGACGCAGGCGGCGTACCTCGCGCACTTCCGCGCCGACTCGATCGTGCGCGACGCCGAGCACGTGCGCACCACCGTGTACGGCGGGCGCCGCTGGTCCAGCCTCGGCCAGTCCTACGGCGGCTTCATCACCCTCACCTACCTGTCGATCGCCCCCGAAGGCCTCGCCGCGTGCTACGTCACCGGCGGCCTCGCCGGGGTCACCGCGAGCGCCGAGGAGGTGTACGAGCGCACCCAGGCCCGCGTCGTCGCGAAGAACGCCCGGTACCGCGAGCGGTACCCCGACGACGTCGAGAAGGTCGCACGCATCGCCGACCGGATCGCGGTCGGTGACGTCCGCCTGCCCGGCGGCGACCTGCTGAGCGTCGAACGGTTCCAGTCCCTCGGCATGGCGTTCGGCATGGGACCCGGGTTCGAGAAGGTGCACTGGATCGTCGACGAGGCGTTCGACGACGACGCACCCGACGAGCTCACCGACACCTTCCTCGCCGAGGTGGAGGCCGCCACGTCGTTCGCCACCAACCCGATGTACGCCGTCCTGCACGAGTCGATCTACGCCCAGGCCGGCGGCGGCCCCACCGCGTGGGCCGCGCAGCGGGTGCGCGACACCGACGGCGCGTTCCACCCCGCCGAGCGCCCGCTGCTGTTCACCGGCGAGATGATCTACCCCTGGATGTTCGACCAGGTCGCCGCCCTGCGGCCGTTCCGCGACGCCGCGCACGCACTGGCGCGACGGGACGGCTGGGGTGACCTCTACGACCTCGACGTGCTCGCGACCAACGAGGTCCCGCTGGAGGCCGCCGTCTACTTCGACGACATGTTCGTCGACGCCGACCTCTCCCTCGACACCGCCGCCCGGGTCCCCGGCGCCCGCACCTGGGTGACCAACGAGTTCGAGCACGACGGCCTGCGCGCCGGCGACGTCCTCGCCCGCCTCCTCGACCGCATGGACGCCCGCGGCGGTGCCCGCTCCTGA
- a CDS encoding nucleoside deaminase, protein MTDDLTAVDPTHLDAALRIALDTLAAGNKPFGAVLVAADGRVLATGRNTVAQTGDPTAHAELDAVRAVASADRSAVVGGTMYASGEPCPMCAAALVWSGVARIVFGTAAADIRAVAPGPPGFTLRCADVVAASDARIDVVGPLLGDEGLEPFRHHAASR, encoded by the coding sequence ATGACCGACGACCTCACCGCGGTGGACCCGACCCACCTCGACGCGGCGCTGCGGATCGCGCTCGACACCCTCGCAGCCGGGAACAAGCCGTTCGGCGCCGTCCTCGTCGCCGCCGACGGGCGCGTCCTGGCCACCGGCCGCAACACCGTCGCGCAGACCGGCGACCCGACCGCGCACGCCGAGCTCGACGCCGTCCGCGCGGTCGCGTCCGCCGACCGCTCCGCCGTCGTCGGCGGCACGATGTACGCGTCCGGTGAGCCGTGCCCCATGTGCGCGGCCGCGCTCGTGTGGTCGGGTGTCGCACGCATCGTCTTCGGCACCGCGGCCGCCGACATCCGCGCCGTCGCCCCCGGCCCGCCGGGGTTCACGCTCCGCTGTGCCGACGTCGTCGCGGCGTCCGACGCGCGGATCGACGTCGTCGGCCCGCTGCTCGGCGACGAGGGCCTGGAGCCGTTCCGCCACCACGCAGCCTCGCGCTGA
- a CDS encoding ornithine cyclodeaminase family protein, whose translation MTAPALRPAARPSPTVRPTPGGPVPLVLTRTDLTGLVAPADVVAVVEQAFADLADGTAAQAPLSVAAVDDDVHFLPMTAVSRRAGLGGSKLLADIPRNRDRGLPAQRSVLVLSDADDGAPVAILDGGLPTRLRTAAASAVATRWLAPDDARVLGLVGAGGLALEHVSAIAAVRPLEQVLFWTRSDGTAAAFVEQVAARHPELKAARVDTSAAAVGAADVVATLTPSREPVVLGEWFHPGLHVNVVGAPPRPDHREVDGEAMRRSRIVVDSVATALHESGDALLAIAEGAVTADDCRLELGDVVTGRAAGRRSADEVTLFDSVGLGLLDVAIGRLLVDAARAAGRGLAVDLSA comes from the coding sequence GTGACCGCACCCGCGCTCCGCCCCGCAGCCCGCCCCTCGCCGACCGTCCGCCCGACCCCTGGAGGCCCCGTGCCGCTCGTCCTCACCCGCACCGACCTCACCGGGCTCGTCGCCCCGGCCGACGTCGTCGCCGTCGTCGAGCAGGCGTTCGCCGACCTCGCGGACGGCACGGCCGCGCAGGCCCCGCTGAGCGTCGCCGCCGTCGACGACGACGTGCACTTCCTGCCCATGACGGCCGTCTCGCGCCGGGCCGGGCTCGGCGGTTCGAAGCTGCTCGCCGACATCCCCCGCAACCGCGACCGCGGGCTGCCCGCCCAGCGGTCCGTGCTGGTCCTGTCGGACGCCGACGACGGCGCACCCGTCGCGATCCTCGACGGCGGGCTGCCCACCCGCCTGCGCACCGCCGCCGCGAGCGCCGTCGCGACCCGGTGGCTCGCCCCCGACGACGCCCGCGTGCTCGGGCTCGTCGGCGCCGGCGGGCTCGCGCTGGAGCACGTCAGTGCGATCGCCGCGGTGCGGCCGCTGGAGCAGGTGCTCTTCTGGACGCGCTCGGACGGCACCGCCGCGGCGTTCGTCGAGCAGGTCGCGGCGCGGCACCCCGAGCTCAAGGCCGCCCGGGTCGACACCTCGGCCGCAGCCGTGGGCGCCGCCGACGTCGTGGCCACCCTCACGCCGTCCCGCGAGCCCGTCGTGCTCGGCGAGTGGTTCCACCCCGGGCTGCACGTGAACGTCGTCGGCGCGCCGCCCCGTCCGGACCACCGGGAGGTCGACGGCGAGGCGATGCGCCGCTCGCGCATCGTCGTGGACTCCGTGGCCACCGCGCTGCACGAGTCCGGGGACGCGCTGCTCGCCATCGCCGAGGGGGCCGTCACGGCCGACGACTGCCGGCTCGAGCTCGGGGACGTCGTCACCGGCCGGGCGGCCGGGCGCCGGTCCGCCGACGAGGTCACGCTGTTCGACTCCGTCGGGCTCGGGCTGCTGGACGTCGCGATCGGCCGGCTGCTCGTCGACGCCGCCCGCGCCGCCGGACGCGGCCTCGCCGTCGACCTGTCGGCATGA
- a CDS encoding ABC transporter permease translates to MITDLLVASIALAIPVLVAASGELVGERAGVLTMSVEGMMLTGAFAAVVGATASGSALTGVACGALAGVLVGALQAALSVWLRADQIVTGLAVNALALAGTTFGARLLLERGTPVPGFARVEVPFLADLPVLGPALFRQTGLGYALIALVVVLAVLTTRRTGWGLAIDAVGEDAASADRSGIPVLRVRFAAVVVVGLLAGLAGTQLALSEVHTFTDNMTAGVGYLAVVAVIAGSWRPVGVAVAAVVFGLAQALQFTLPALGVDVPFALLVALPYVLALLAVAGLVTHSRPPAGLTTSFVRQGRLA, encoded by the coding sequence ATGATCACCGACCTGCTCGTCGCCAGCATCGCGCTGGCGATCCCCGTGCTCGTCGCCGCGAGCGGGGAGCTCGTGGGGGAGCGCGCCGGCGTCCTCACCATGAGCGTCGAGGGCATGATGCTCACCGGGGCGTTCGCCGCCGTCGTCGGGGCCACCGCCAGCGGGTCCGCCCTCACCGGCGTCGCGTGCGGGGCGCTGGCGGGGGTCCTCGTCGGCGCGCTCCAGGCCGCGCTGTCGGTCTGGCTGCGCGCCGACCAGATCGTCACCGGTCTCGCCGTCAACGCGCTCGCCCTCGCCGGCACGACGTTCGGCGCCCGGCTCCTGCTGGAGCGCGGCACCCCGGTGCCCGGCTTCGCCCGCGTCGAGGTGCCGTTTCTCGCCGACCTGCCCGTGCTCGGCCCCGCGCTGTTCCGCCAGACCGGCCTCGGGTACGCGCTGATCGCCCTCGTCGTCGTGCTCGCCGTCCTCACGACCCGCCGCACCGGCTGGGGCCTGGCGATCGACGCCGTCGGGGAGGACGCCGCCAGCGCCGACCGGTCCGGCATCCCCGTGCTGCGGGTCCGGTTCGCCGCCGTGGTGGTCGTCGGGCTGCTCGCCGGGCTCGCCGGCACCCAGCTCGCGCTGTCCGAGGTCCACACCTTCACCGACAACATGACCGCCGGGGTGGGCTACCTCGCCGTGGTCGCCGTCATCGCGGGGAGCTGGCGGCCCGTCGGGGTGGCCGTCGCCGCCGTCGTCTTCGGTCTCGCTCAGGCGCTCCAGTTCACGCTGCCCGCCCTCGGGGTGGACGTGCCGTTCGCGCTGCTCGTGGCGCTCCCGTACGTGCTCGCGCTCCTGGCCGTGGCCGGGCTCGTCACGCACAGCCGCCCGCCCGCCGGGCTCACCACCTCGTTCGTGCGGCAGGGGCGGCTCGCGTGA
- a CDS encoding ABC transporter permease, translated as MTVPTSTTPAVVPGPDREAAASTAPPDGGGPAARTPEARPARSPKDRLLDARPVLVPLAAVLGALAVATALAALAGATPAEAATALWEGMVGTPYAIGSSLNVAAVLLLVATGFLVAHRAGLVNVGGEGQICVGAVAATAVGTTLPAGVPAVVALPLLLLAAALGGAAWASIAAWLAVRRGVSEVITTLLLNFVGVAVLVLSVHEEALLRQPVTSSETLPQSAPLVEASHLPLLGLPGSPATVAIVLALAGAAVAAVVVRRTATGVRLTAVGMSRPASLRLGLPVDRLRFSSLTTAGAAAGVAGGVLVASAPHVLDDGLSSGYGFSGLVVGLLARGSFSAAVGIATVLGFLTSGGINLQLAAGVPASITQILESLIIVGVAGTAIWAVRRTPRAARRPRRTRTTTEVTS; from the coding sequence ATGACCGTCCCGACCTCGACGACGCCGGCCGTCGTCCCCGGCCCGGACCGGGAGGCGGCCGCCTCCACGGCACCGCCCGACGGCGGCGGACCCGCGGCCCGCACGCCGGAGGCCAGGCCGGCACGGAGCCCGAAGGACCGGCTCCTCGACGCCCGGCCCGTCCTCGTCCCGCTGGCCGCCGTCCTCGGCGCGCTGGCGGTCGCCACCGCGCTGGCGGCGCTCGCGGGCGCCACCCCCGCGGAGGCGGCGACGGCGCTGTGGGAGGGCATGGTCGGCACGCCGTACGCCATCGGGTCGTCGCTCAACGTCGCCGCGGTGCTGCTGCTGGTCGCGACCGGGTTCCTCGTGGCGCACCGGGCGGGCCTGGTGAACGTGGGCGGCGAGGGGCAGATCTGCGTCGGCGCCGTCGCCGCGACCGCCGTCGGCACCACCCTCCCGGCCGGGGTGCCGGCCGTCGTCGCCCTCCCGCTGCTGCTGCTCGCCGCCGCGCTCGGCGGCGCGGCGTGGGCGTCCATCGCGGCGTGGCTCGCGGTGCGCCGCGGCGTCAGCGAGGTCATCACCACCCTGCTGCTCAACTTCGTCGGCGTGGCCGTGCTGGTGCTCTCCGTGCACGAGGAGGCGCTGCTGCGCCAGCCGGTGACAAGCTCCGAGACGCTGCCGCAGTCGGCCCCGCTCGTCGAGGCCTCGCACCTGCCGCTGCTCGGCCTGCCCGGCTCGCCCGCGACCGTCGCGATCGTGCTGGCCCTCGCCGGCGCCGCGGTCGCGGCGGTCGTGGTGCGGCGCACCGCCACCGGGGTGCGCCTCACCGCCGTCGGGATGTCCCGGCCCGCGTCGCTGCGGCTCGGCCTGCCGGTGGACCGCCTGCGGTTCAGCTCGCTCACCACCGCCGGGGCCGCGGCGGGGGTCGCGGGCGGCGTGCTCGTCGCGTCCGCGCCGCACGTGCTCGACGACGGGCTGTCCTCCGGGTACGGGTTCTCCGGCCTGGTCGTGGGGCTGCTCGCCCGCGGCTCGTTCAGCGCGGCCGTCGGCATCGCGACCGTCCTCGGGTTCCTCACCTCGGGCGGCATCAACCTGCAGCTCGCAGCCGGGGTCCCGGCGTCCATCACCCAGATCCTCGAGAGCCTCATCATCGTCGGCGTCGCCGGGACCGCGATCTGGGCCGTGCGCCGCACGCCTCGGGCCGCCCGGCGCCCGCGGCGCACCCGCACCACGACGGAGGTCACGTCATGA
- a CDS encoding ABC transporter ATP-binding protein: MSTTLPPPVAADPEHDGAAPSPALRLRGVTRVFGAHTALDAVDLEVAAGEVHCVLGENGAGKSTLCNIVFGSLPPTRGEVLLDAEPFAPASPADALARGVAMVHQHFSLVPTLTVEENLLLGRGVRRLRPDRAGLARRLADIDESLGLHVDLAARAGSLSVGARQRVEIVKALLDSPRLLLLDEPTGVLGPDEIDGLLATCRRVAATGTAVVLVTHKLAEVMRVGDRATVLRGGRVVGGGALARDGAPGLTAGDLVGLMVGRDSSTLDPVLAASVGVLEPLPAGGADAEQDAAPASAVRAAPAPDAPDIPAVDAVLAVRGLVVVGDDGARRVDGVDLEVRPGEIVGIAGVEGNGQSELVAALSGAVRPTAGQVLLAGTDVTTAAPRRRTALGLGVVPEDRHHEAEVAGLSVSANLLLGRLHRHRRFGLLDRRSVRAAAEDLARRFDVRAASLEAPMSSLSGGNQQKAVLARELSLDPLRCVVAAQPTRGLDLGAVDAVVGHLRAAAAAGVGVLVVSSELSELLALCDRVHVAYRGALSGPVPTADPGARDRVAHLMTGADA, from the coding sequence ATGTCGACCACCCTCCCGCCGCCCGTCGCGGCAGACCCCGAGCACGACGGCGCCGCGCCGTCCCCCGCGCTGCGCCTGCGCGGCGTGACCCGGGTGTTCGGCGCCCACACGGCCCTCGACGCGGTCGACCTGGAGGTCGCCGCGGGGGAGGTGCACTGCGTGCTCGGCGAGAACGGCGCCGGCAAGTCGACGCTGTGCAACATCGTGTTCGGCTCCCTGCCGCCGACCCGCGGCGAGGTGCTGCTCGACGCCGAGCCGTTCGCCCCGGCCTCCCCCGCGGACGCGCTGGCGCGCGGCGTCGCGATGGTCCACCAGCACTTCTCCCTCGTGCCGACGCTCACCGTCGAGGAGAACCTGCTGCTGGGCCGGGGCGTGCGTCGCCTGCGCCCGGACCGTGCCGGCCTGGCGCGCCGGCTCGCCGACATCGACGAGTCCCTCGGCCTGCACGTCGACCTCGCCGCCCGCGCCGGGTCGCTGAGCGTCGGGGCCCGGCAGCGGGTCGAGATCGTCAAGGCCCTCCTCGACAGCCCTCGCCTGCTGCTGCTCGACGAGCCCACCGGCGTCCTCGGCCCCGACGAGATCGACGGCCTGCTCGCCACGTGCCGCCGGGTCGCGGCCACCGGCACCGCCGTCGTGCTCGTCACCCACAAGCTCGCCGAGGTGATGCGGGTCGGCGACCGGGCGACCGTGCTCCGCGGCGGTCGCGTGGTCGGCGGCGGCGCCCTCGCGCGAGACGGCGCACCGGGGCTCACCGCCGGGGACCTCGTCGGTCTCATGGTCGGCCGGGACTCCTCCACCCTCGACCCGGTGCTCGCCGCGAGCGTCGGCGTCCTGGAGCCGCTGCCCGCCGGCGGTGCGGACGCGGAGCAGGACGCCGCTCCGGCTTCCGCGGTCCGGGCCGCCCCGGCCCCGGACGCCCCGGACATCCCCGCCGTGGATGCGGTGCTCGCCGTGCGCGGGCTGGTCGTGGTGGGCGACGACGGTGCCCGCCGGGTCGACGGCGTCGACCTCGAGGTGCGCCCCGGCGAGATCGTCGGCATCGCCGGGGTCGAGGGCAACGGTCAGAGCGAGCTCGTGGCCGCGCTGTCCGGCGCCGTCCGCCCGACCGCGGGGCAGGTGCTCCTCGCGGGCACCGACGTCACCACCGCCGCGCCGCGCCGCCGGACGGCCCTCGGGCTCGGCGTCGTCCCGGAGGACCGCCACCACGAGGCCGAAGTCGCCGGGCTGAGCGTCAGCGCCAACCTGCTGCTCGGCCGCCTGCACCGGCACCGCCGGTTCGGCCTGCTCGACCGGCGGTCGGTGCGGGCCGCCGCCGAGGACCTCGCCCGCCGCTTCGACGTCCGCGCCGCCAGCCTGGAGGCCCCGATGTCGTCGCTGTCGGGAGGCAACCAGCAGAAGGCCGTCCTGGCGCGCGAGCTCAGCCTCGATCCCCTGCGCTGCGTCGTCGCCGCCCAACCCACCCGCGGTCTCGACCTCGGCGCCGTCGACGCCGTCGTCGGGCACCTGCGCGCCGCCGCGGCCGCCGGGGTGGGCGTGCTCGTCGTGTCCAGCGAGCTGTCCGAGCTGCTCGCCCTGTGCGACCGCGTGCACGTCGCCTACCGGGGCGCCCTGAGCGGCCCCGTCCCCACCGCCGACCCGGGTGCGCGCGACCGCGTCGCCCACCTCATGACGGGAGCAGACGCATGA
- a CDS encoding BMP family protein: protein MRSTRPAAPSRPTDPRRSRRTAVGAFLAVSGLVVLTACGTTAEAEDTPADGAEPLTVGVFLPGSTSDTGFMESAHLGYERVAAEHGDAVELSFVEEVAAADYEQTLQRFASTSDLVISVGGQTDADLRKVAPQFPDVKFVEIGGPADAEPLDNLAYYDPQQAEAEYLSGAVAALSSETGKVGFIGGVELPAIVNASVAFANGAEAAVPGTEVVTPQYIGDFNDPAKAKQAAAANYGVGVDVIGQIVNLGKQGIEQAAQDADASMIGGPIPGECVEGSPYVGYVRTDIGTEVEHAVQSVLDGTWEAAQVPFGLTSDLGGTEFVLCTDDPETAATLDELTAALASGEVAAY, encoded by the coding sequence ATGCGCAGCACCCGCCCCGCCGCCCCGTCCCGCCCCACCGACCCCCGCCGCAGCCGCCGCACCGCCGTCGGCGCGTTCCTCGCCGTGAGCGGCCTCGTCGTCCTCACGGCGTGCGGCACCACCGCCGAGGCCGAGGACACGCCGGCCGACGGTGCCGAGCCGCTCACGGTCGGGGTGTTCCTGCCGGGCTCGACGTCGGACACGGGCTTCATGGAGTCGGCCCACCTCGGTTACGAGCGGGTCGCCGCCGAGCACGGGGACGCCGTCGAGCTGTCGTTCGTCGAGGAGGTCGCGGCGGCCGACTACGAGCAGACGCTCCAGCGGTTCGCCAGCACCTCCGACCTCGTCATCTCCGTCGGCGGGCAGACCGACGCCGACCTGCGCAAGGTCGCCCCGCAGTTCCCCGACGTGAAGTTCGTCGAGATCGGTGGCCCCGCCGACGCCGAGCCGCTGGACAACCTCGCCTACTACGACCCGCAGCAGGCCGAGGCCGAGTACCTGTCGGGCGCCGTCGCGGCGCTGTCGTCGGAGACGGGCAAGGTCGGCTTCATCGGCGGTGTCGAGCTGCCGGCGATCGTCAACGCGTCGGTCGCGTTCGCGAACGGGGCCGAGGCCGCGGTGCCCGGCACCGAGGTCGTCACCCCCCAGTACATCGGCGACTTCAACGACCCCGCCAAGGCGAAGCAGGCCGCGGCCGCGAACTACGGCGTCGGGGTCGACGTCATCGGGCAGATCGTCAACCTCGGCAAGCAGGGCATCGAGCAGGCCGCGCAGGACGCGGACGCCTCGATGATCGGCGGCCCGATCCCGGGCGAGTGCGTCGAGGGCAGCCCGTACGTCGGGTACGTCCGCACCGACATCGGCACGGAGGTCGAGCACGCCGTGCAGTCCGTGCTCGACGGCACGTGGGAGGCGGCGCAGGTGCCGTTCGGCCTGACCTCCGACCTCGGCGGGACCGAGTTCGTGCTCTGCACCGACGACCCGGAGACCGCCGCCACCCTCGACGAGCTCACCGCCGCCCTGGCGAGCGGCGAGGTCGCCGCGTACTGA
- a CDS encoding GntR family transcriptional regulator translates to MTTSPAPADGARRSLRETAYEALKARIIGLDLHPGQRLVERDIAAELGVSRVPLREALHQLESEGLVVLVPRQGALVAPFTRADVEQLFEVRESVEVLAFRLAALKRSDADLAAMGAAVDAARDALARHDDAATAAANAGFHAAVVHACGNPLLRSMLAPLDARVRWLFHLTKQRDTHEQCEEHAAMLAAIAARDADAVALLAHGHVTSGREPSLALAASWASAPIDPVEVTRTRNRGRQTA, encoded by the coding sequence GTGACGACGAGCCCCGCACCCGCCGACGGCGCACGCCGGTCGCTGCGCGAGACGGCGTACGAGGCGCTCAAGGCGCGCATCATCGGCCTCGACCTGCATCCCGGCCAGCGGCTGGTGGAGCGTGACATCGCCGCGGAGCTGGGGGTGTCACGGGTGCCGCTGCGCGAGGCGCTGCACCAGCTGGAGAGCGAGGGGCTGGTCGTGCTGGTGCCGCGCCAGGGGGCGCTGGTGGCGCCGTTCACGCGGGCGGACGTCGAGCAGCTGTTCGAGGTGCGCGAGAGCGTCGAGGTGCTGGCGTTCCGGCTGGCGGCGCTGAAGCGCTCGGACGCCGACCTGGCGGCGATGGGGGCCGCCGTCGACGCGGCACGGGACGCGCTCGCCCGGCACGACGACGCCGCGACGGCGGCCGCGAACGCGGGGTTCCACGCGGCGGTGGTGCATGCGTGCGGGAACCCGTTGCTGCGCTCGATGCTGGCGCCGCTGGACGCACGGGTGCGGTGGCTGTTCCACCTGACCAAGCAGCGCGACACGCACGAGCAGTGCGAGGAGCATGCCGCGATGCTGGCGGCGATCGCGGCCCGCGACGCGGACGCCGTCGCGCTGCTGGCGCACGGGCACGTGACGTCGGGCCGGGAGCCGAGCCTGGCGCTCGCGGCGTCGTGGGCGTCGGCGCCCATCGACCCGGTCGAGGTCACGCGTACCCGCAACCGGGGCCGGCAGACCGCCTGA
- a CDS encoding hemolysin family protein — MDADTWWNIALVLGFVLLGGVFAGTEFALVSLRESQIDQLEQQGPRGRRVAAVARDPNRFLAAVQIGVTVAGFFSAAYGASTIAPDVAPLLESAGLAPAPAATVALIAMTLLIAYASLVLGELVPKRIALQRSTQFALVVGPPLERFSVLMRPVIWLLSRSTNAVVRLLGGDPEARSEEISETELRDLVAAHPGLDEEERRILTDVFLATERTLAEAMRPRGDVVFLEAGTVVADAIEQTKDGHYSRYPVMGEDFDDVVGFVHVRDLVRSAATPADRRTLRDVARPVLELPGTNRLLPSLSAMQREQTHLAVVRDEYGGTDGIVTLEDLLEELVGDIRDEHDPGEEKLASGEVEAGLTIEDFARTTGVELPEGPYETVAGYVLARLGRLAEVGDVVEIDGRALTVTDVEKQRIRAVRLDAVAPGTDAPSDADAR, encoded by the coding sequence GTGGACGCCGACACCTGGTGGAACATCGCACTGGTACTGGGATTCGTGCTGCTGGGGGGTGTGTTCGCCGGCACCGAGTTCGCCCTGGTGTCGCTCCGCGAGAGCCAGATCGACCAGCTCGAGCAGCAGGGGCCACGCGGACGCCGTGTCGCCGCCGTCGCGCGGGACCCCAACCGGTTCCTCGCCGCCGTCCAGATCGGCGTCACCGTGGCCGGGTTCTTCTCGGCCGCGTACGGCGCGTCGACGATCGCGCCCGACGTCGCGCCCCTGCTGGAGTCCGCGGGCCTGGCCCCGGCGCCGGCCGCGACCGTCGCCCTCATCGCGATGACCCTCCTCATCGCCTACGCCTCGCTCGTGCTGGGCGAGCTCGTGCCGAAGCGCATCGCCCTGCAGCGCTCGACGCAGTTCGCGCTCGTCGTCGGCCCGCCGCTGGAACGCTTCTCCGTGCTCATGCGCCCGGTGATCTGGCTGCTGTCCCGCTCCACGAACGCCGTCGTGCGACTGCTCGGCGGCGACCCCGAGGCCCGCTCGGAGGAGATCTCCGAGACCGAGCTGCGCGACCTCGTCGCCGCCCACCCGGGCCTCGACGAGGAGGAGCGCCGGATCCTCACCGACGTGTTCCTCGCCACCGAGCGCACCCTCGCCGAGGCGATGCGCCCGCGCGGCGACGTCGTCTTCCTCGAGGCGGGCACCGTCGTCGCGGACGCGATCGAGCAGACGAAGGACGGCCACTACTCCCGCTACCCCGTCATGGGCGAGGACTTCGACGACGTCGTCGGGTTCGTGCACGTGCGCGACCTCGTGCGCAGCGCGGCCACGCCTGCCGACCGGCGCACCCTGCGCGACGTCGCCCGCCCCGTGCTGGAGCTGCCCGGCACCAACCGGCTGCTGCCGTCGCTGTCCGCGATGCAGCGCGAGCAGACGCACCTGGCCGTCGTCCGCGACGAGTACGGCGGCACCGACGGCATCGTCACCCTCGAGGACCTGCTGGAGGAGCTCGTCGGCGACATCCGCGACGAGCACGACCCCGGCGAGGAGAAGCTGGCGTCGGGCGAGGTCGAGGCGGGCCTGACCATCGAGGACTTCGCCCGCACCACCGGCGTCGAGCTCCCCGAGGGCCCGTACGAGACCGTGGCGGGCTACGTGCTGGCCCGGCTCGGTCGCCTCGCCGAGGTCGGCGACGTCGTCGAGATCGACGGCCGGGCGCTCACCGTCACCGACGTCGAGAAGCAGCGCATCCGCGCGGTCCGGCTGGACGCCGTCGCGCCGGGCACCGACGCGCCGTCCGACGCCGACGCGCGCTGA